In Peromyscus leucopus breed LL Stock chromosome 11, UCI_PerLeu_2.1, whole genome shotgun sequence, a genomic segment contains:
- the F2rl2 gene encoding proteinase-activated receptor 3, with protein MKVLILTAARLLLLPATFCQSGMKNVSENSGQPTLSIKTFNGAPSNTFEEFPLSDIEDWTGATTTVKMKCPEESISTLHVNNATMGYLRSSLSTKLIPSIYILVFVVGVPANVVTLWKLSSRTKSICLVIFHTNLAIADLLFCVTLPFKIAYHLNGNNWVFGEVMCRITTLIFYGNMYCSILILTCMGINRYLATVHPFTYRKLPKRNFSLLLCGLVWVMVFLYMLPFAILRQEYHLVQPEITTCHDVHNTCESPSPFQFYYFTSLAFFGFLIPFVVIVYCYTTLIRKLNAQDRRWMRYIKAVLLILGIFTICFAPTNIILIIHHANYYYNNTDSLYFMYLIALCLGSLNSCLDPFLYFVMSKIVDQLTS; from the coding sequence GCatgaaaaatgtttcagagaACTCAGGACAGCCAACCTTAAGTATTAAGACCTTCAATGGAGCTCCCTCCAATACCTTTGAGGAATTCCCGCTTTCTGACATAGAGGACTGGACAGGAGCCACCACGACCGTAAAAATGAAATGTCCTGAAGAAAGCATCTCAACTCTCCATGTGAATAATGCTACCATGGGATACCTGAGAAGCTCCTTAAGTACCAAACTGATACCTTCCATCTACATCCTGGTGTTTGTGGTCGGTGTACCAGCGAACGTCGTGACCCTGTGGAAACTCTCCTCGAGGACCAAATCCATCTGTCTGGTCATCTTTCACACCAACCTGGCCATCGCAGATCTCCTCTTCTGTGTCACACTGCCATTTAAGATTGCCTACCACCTCAATGGGAACAACTGGGTCTTTGGAGAGGTCATGTGCCGCATCACCACACTCATTTTCTACGGCAACATGTACTGTTCCATTCTCATCCTCACCTGCATGGGCATCAACCGATACCTGGCCACTGTCCATCCTTTCACATACCGGAAGCTGCCCAAGCGCAACTTCAGTCTGCTCCTGTGTGGCCTGGTGTGGGTAATGGTCTTCTTATATATGCTGCCCTTCGCCAtcctgaggcaggagtatcatcTTGTCCAGCCAGAGATCACCACCTGCCACGATGTCCACAACACATGCGAGTCTCCATCTCCCTTCCAGTTCTACTACTTCACCTCCTTAGCGTTCTTTGGATTCCTCATTCCGTTTGTGGTCATTGTCTACTGTTACACAACTCTCATCCGCAAGCTTAACGCGCAGGACCGCAGGTGGATGAGGTATATCAAGGCGGTTCTCCTCATCCTTGGGATTTTCACAATCTGCTTTGCTCCTACCAACATTATACTCATAATCCACCACGCCAACTACTACTACAACAACACCGACAGCTTGTACTTTATGTATCTCATCGCTTTGTGCCTGGGGAGCCTGAATAGTTGCCTAGATCCATTCCTTTACTTTGTCATGTCAAAAATTGTAGATCAGCTTACTTCTTAG